The Methylorubrum populi genome contains a region encoding:
- a CDS encoding leucyl aminopeptidase family protein, translating into MTDTRVQEEPALLDAAADAVSIRCVTAEDWPAVEAALPSLQRRFAAATGFAPQAGSVALLPGETGALGLVLLGLGEGQAPARDRFLAGKLPAALPSGDYRFEPSDGFDAGEAALAWLLGSYRFERYRKPGKPRPRLVAPEGVDAAALGRVAAAVASGRDLVNTPANDLGPAELEGAVRALAERFGAAVSVTLGADLEKGFPLVHAVGAASPRAPRLIDLTWGPAEAPRVTLVGKGVVFDTGGLDVKPASNMLLMKKDMGGAAAALAAAEMIMGAGLAVRLRLIVPSVENAIAGDAFRPGDVIRSRAGLTVEIGNTDAEGRLILVDALTLADADAPDLLIDFATLTGAARVALGPDLPAFFTEDAALAQAVAAAGERVNDPVWRLPLHAPYASLLDSKVADLNNAPGGPFAGAITAALFLRRFAPRTRAHVHFDLFGWNPATKPGRPEGGEVQTARLAFALVSERHARRG; encoded by the coding sequence ATGACGGACACTCGCGTTCAGGAGGAGCCCGCGCTCCTCGATGCCGCTGCCGACGCGGTTTCGATCCGCTGCGTGACGGCCGAGGATTGGCCGGCCGTCGAGGCGGCGCTGCCGTCGCTTCAGCGCCGCTTCGCCGCCGCCACCGGCTTCGCGCCGCAGGCCGGCAGCGTGGCGCTGCTGCCGGGCGAGACCGGCGCACTGGGACTGGTCCTGCTCGGCCTCGGCGAGGGGCAGGCGCCGGCCCGCGACCGCTTTCTCGCCGGCAAGCTGCCGGCCGCCCTCCCCTCCGGCGATTACCGCTTCGAGCCGTCCGACGGCTTCGACGCGGGCGAGGCGGCCCTGGCGTGGCTGCTCGGCAGCTACCGGTTCGAGCGCTACCGCAAGCCGGGCAAGCCGCGCCCGCGCCTCGTCGCCCCCGAGGGCGTCGATGCGGCGGCGCTCGGGCGGGTCGCGGCGGCGGTCGCATCCGGACGCGACCTCGTCAACACACCCGCGAACGACCTCGGACCGGCCGAACTCGAAGGGGCCGTCCGGGCCCTCGCCGAGCGGTTCGGCGCGGCGGTCTCCGTCACCCTGGGCGCGGACCTGGAGAAAGGATTCCCTCTCGTCCACGCCGTCGGCGCCGCCTCGCCCCGGGCGCCGCGGCTCATCGACCTGACCTGGGGCCCGGCCGAGGCGCCGCGGGTGACGCTCGTCGGCAAGGGCGTCGTGTTCGATACCGGCGGCCTCGACGTCAAGCCCGCCTCCAACATGCTCCTGATGAAGAAGGACATGGGCGGGGCGGCCGCGGCGCTCGCCGCCGCCGAGATGATCATGGGCGCCGGCTTGGCCGTCCGGCTGCGGCTGATCGTGCCGAGCGTCGAGAACGCGATCGCCGGCGACGCCTTCCGCCCCGGCGACGTGATCCGCTCCCGCGCCGGCCTCACCGTCGAGATCGGCAACACCGACGCGGAGGGCCGGCTGATCCTCGTCGATGCCCTGACCCTGGCCGACGCGGACGCACCGGACCTCCTCATCGATTTCGCGACGCTGACCGGAGCCGCCCGCGTCGCGCTCGGTCCCGACCTGCCGGCTTTCTTCACCGAGGACGCGGCGCTGGCGCAGGCGGTGGCGGCGGCGGGCGAGCGCGTCAACGATCCGGTCTGGCGCCTTCCGCTGCACGCCCCCTACGCGAGCCTGCTCGATTCGAAGGTCGCCGACCTCAACAACGCGCCCGGCGGCCCCTTCGCCGGAGCGATCACCGCCGCCCTGTTCCTGCGCCGCTTCGCCCCCCGGACCCGGGCGCACGTGCATTTCGATCTCTTCGGCTGGAACCCCGCGACCAAGCCCGGCCGCCCGGAAGGCGGCGAGGTCCAGACCGCCCGCCTCGCCTTCGCGCTGGTGTCCGAGCGACACGCCCGCAGGGGCTGA
- the rpmB gene encoding 50S ribosomal protein L28: MSRRCELTGKAVQVGHLVSHSNRKTKCRFLPNLCNVTLQSEALNRRVRLRVTAHALRSVEHRGGLDAFLIKAREIELSQTARLLKRDIEKKLAEAATPAAA, encoded by the coding sequence ATGTCGCGTCGCTGCGAACTCACGGGCAAGGCCGTTCAGGTCGGTCACCTCGTGAGCCACTCGAACCGGAAGACCAAGTGCCGGTTCCTGCCGAACCTCTGCAACGTCACGCTGCAGTCGGAGGCCCTCAACCGCCGCGTCCGCCTGCGGGTGACCGCTCACGCCCTGCGCTCGGTCGAGCACCGCGGCGGCCTCGACGCCTTCCTCATCAAGGCCCGCGAGATCGAGCTGTCGCAGACCGCCCGCCTGCTCAAGCGCGACATCGAGAAGAAGCTCGCCGAGGCCGCGACGCCCGCCGCGGCGTAA
- a CDS encoding cold shock domain-containing protein, whose product MGRGRDFRGPQKRGFDEGGAEPRWPDELPPNSGGYGGGGDRFGGGGNRFGGGGGGFGGGGGFDRGPARGAPAAPTGPERDATVKWFNKEKGFGFVELGDGSGDAFLHIRAVEAAGHDDLLPGTRLTVQTAQGQKGPQVTAVNSVDTSTAEAAPPRREAGPRFGGGGGDRFGGGDRFGGGRDRFGGGGGGGGRFASGPSVEMTGTVKWYDPAKGFGFVSVNDGGKDVFVHRSALSRAGLDSLAEGQQVTLGVVEGQKGREAQSISVDY is encoded by the coding sequence ATGGGACGTGGTCGTGATTTCAGGGGGCCGCAGAAGCGCGGCTTCGACGAGGGTGGTGCCGAGCCGCGGTGGCCGGACGAACTGCCCCCGAACAGCGGTGGATACGGTGGCGGCGGTGACCGCTTCGGCGGCGGCGGCAACCGCTTCGGCGGTGGTGGCGGCGGTTTCGGTGGCGGCGGCGGTTTCGACCGCGGTCCGGCCCGCGGCGCGCCGGCGGCCCCGACGGGCCCGGAGCGGGACGCCACGGTGAAGTGGTTCAACAAGGAGAAGGGCTTCGGCTTCGTGGAGCTCGGCGACGGCTCCGGCGATGCCTTCCTCCACATCCGCGCGGTCGAGGCCGCCGGTCACGACGACCTCCTGCCCGGCACCCGCCTGACGGTCCAGACCGCTCAGGGCCAGAAGGGCCCGCAGGTCACGGCCGTGAACAGCGTCGACACCTCCACGGCCGAGGCGGCTCCGCCGCGGCGCGAGGCGGGCCCCCGCTTCGGCGGCGGCGGCGGCGACCGGTTCGGTGGTGGCGACCGCTTCGGCGGCGGCCGTGACCGCTTCGGTGGCGGCGGTGGCGGCGGCGGACGCTTCGCGTCCGGCCCGTCGGTCGAGATGACCGGCACCGTGAAGTGGTACGATCCGGCCAAGGGCTTCGGCTTCGTCTCGGTCAACGACGGCGGCAAGGACGTGTTCGTGCACCGCTCCGCCCTGTCGCGCGCCGGCCTCGACTCCCTCGCCGAGGGCCAGCAGGTCACCCTCGGCGTGGTCGAGGGCCAGAAGGGCCGCGAGGCACAGAGCATCAGCGTCGATTACTGA
- a CDS encoding lysine--tRNA ligase, which translates to MSAPLRLDPDILEAAVSAAAWPFEEARKLVARLERKPKGEVLFETGYGPSGLPHIGTFGEVARTSMVRHAFRVLTRDAVPTRLIAFSDDMDGLRKVPDNVPNREQLRDALNLPLTKVPDPFGTHESFGHHNNAELRRFLDAFGFDYEFRSATECYRSGVFDDALRLVLERYDAVMAIMLPSLRAERSASYSPFLPVHPVTGHVMQVAIDAVRPSSGTIVWRDPATGEAYETPVTGGHAKLQWKPDWAMRWVALGVDYEMAGKDLIDSVKLSGQIARALGAEPPEGFNYELFLDEKGQKISKSKGNGLTIDEWLTYATPESLALFMYNKPREAKRLFFDVIPRHVDEYDNFLGRFAGQEAKHRLGNPVWHLHAGAPPAVETIDDAGTTLSFGMLLNLVAVANAEDEAVLWGFIRRYAPSVGPDTHPRLAGLVTRALAYYRHFVRPQKQYRAPTEEEAAALRDLADTLKNQEGSTDPEALQAVVYEVGRRHFPDLSGKAKSPDGRPGVSKTWFASIYTVLFGEAQGPRFGSFIALYGVAGTRALIEKALSGALVAEHAAFLTDRKAAAE; encoded by the coding sequence ATGTCCGCGCCCCTTCGTCTCGACCCCGATATCCTGGAGGCTGCCGTCTCCGCCGCCGCCTGGCCGTTCGAGGAGGCGCGCAAGCTCGTGGCGCGGCTGGAGAGGAAGCCGAAGGGCGAGGTGCTGTTCGAGACCGGCTACGGCCCCTCGGGCCTGCCGCATATCGGCACCTTCGGCGAGGTCGCCCGCACCTCGATGGTGCGCCACGCCTTCCGCGTGCTGACCAGGGACGCGGTGCCGACCCGGCTGATCGCCTTCTCGGACGACATGGACGGCCTGCGCAAGGTTCCGGACAACGTGCCGAACCGCGAGCAACTGCGCGACGCGCTCAACCTGCCGCTGACGAAGGTGCCCGATCCGTTCGGCACGCATGAGAGCTTCGGCCACCACAACAACGCGGAGCTGCGCCGCTTCCTCGACGCCTTCGGCTTCGACTACGAGTTCCGCTCGGCCACCGAATGCTACCGCTCCGGCGTGTTCGACGACGCGTTGCGCCTCGTGCTGGAACGCTACGATGCGGTGATGGCGATCATGCTGCCCTCGCTGCGGGCCGAGCGCTCGGCGAGTTACTCGCCGTTCTTGCCCGTCCACCCCGTCACCGGCCACGTCATGCAGGTGGCGATCGACGCGGTGCGGCCTTCGTCCGGCACCATCGTCTGGCGCGACCCGGCGACGGGCGAGGCCTACGAGACGCCGGTGACCGGCGGCCACGCCAAGCTGCAATGGAAGCCCGACTGGGCGATGCGCTGGGTCGCGCTCGGCGTCGATTACGAGATGGCCGGCAAGGACCTGATCGATTCGGTCAAGCTCTCGGGCCAGATCGCCCGCGCGCTCGGCGCCGAGCCGCCGGAAGGCTTCAACTACGAACTCTTCCTCGACGAGAAGGGCCAGAAGATCTCGAAGTCGAAGGGCAACGGCCTGACCATCGACGAGTGGCTCACCTACGCCACGCCCGAGTCGCTCGCGCTGTTCATGTACAACAAGCCGCGCGAGGCCAAGCGCCTGTTCTTCGACGTGATCCCGCGCCACGTCGACGAGTACGACAATTTCCTGGGCCGCTTCGCCGGCCAGGAGGCGAAGCACCGGCTCGGCAACCCGGTCTGGCACCTGCACGCGGGCGCACCGCCGGCGGTCGAGACGATCGACGATGCCGGCACCACCCTGTCGTTCGGCATGCTCCTGAACCTCGTCGCCGTGGCCAATGCCGAGGACGAGGCGGTGCTGTGGGGCTTCATCCGCCGCTACGCCCCGAGCGTCGGGCCGGACACGCATCCGCGGCTCGCCGGCCTCGTGACGCGGGCGCTCGCCTACTATCGCCACTTCGTACGGCCGCAGAAGCAGTACCGCGCCCCGACCGAGGAGGAGGCCGCGGCCCTGCGCGACCTCGCCGACACGCTGAAGAATCAGGAGGGCTCGACCGATCCGGAGGCGTTGCAGGCGGTGGTCTACGAGGTCGGCCGGCGCCACTTCCCCGACCTCTCGGGCAAGGCCAAGAGCCCGGACGGCCGGCCGGGCGTGTCGAAGACGTGGTTCGCCTCGATCTACACCGTGCTGTTCGGCGAGGCGCAGGGACCGCGCTTCGGCTCGTTCATCGCGCTCTACGGCGTGGCCGGCACCCGGGCACTGATCGAGAAGGCGTTGAGCGGCGCGCTGGTGGCCGAGCACGCGGCCTTCCTGACGGACCGCAAGGCCGCGGCTGAGTGA
- a CDS encoding response regulator, with translation MIATPTFPDLSALVVDESLYIRRIVRDMLMRVGIKRVLEAPDGAEALGVLAESKPDLTIIDWDLAILSGEEFIRLARTPATSPSPTVPIILMLAQPRRNVVDRAIALGVNEIIAKPFSPKTLWSRLDEVINRPRPFSQVKSLLRPLPRASGLAKMGLG, from the coding sequence ATGATCGCAACCCCGACCTTCCCGGATCTCTCCGCCCTCGTCGTGGACGAGAGCCTCTACATTCGCCGCATCGTGCGCGACATGCTGATGCGCGTCGGCATCAAGCGCGTGCTGGAGGCGCCCGACGGCGCGGAAGCGCTCGGCGTGCTGGCCGAGAGCAAGCCGGACCTCACCATCATCGATTGGGATCTGGCGATCCTGTCGGGGGAGGAGTTCATCCGGCTGGCCCGCACGCCGGCCACCTCGCCCTCGCCGACGGTGCCGATCATCCTGATGCTGGCCCAGCCGCGCCGCAACGTCGTCGACCGGGCGATCGCGCTCGGCGTCAACGAGATCATCGCCAAGCCGTTCTCGCCCAAGACCCTGTGGTCGCGGCTCGACGAGGTGATCAACCGGCCGCGGCCGTTCTCGCAGGTGAAGAGCCTGCTGCGCCCGTTGCCCCGCGCCAGCGGTCTCGCGAAGATGGGGC
- a CDS encoding AEC family transporter codes for MTALTLIIPIFGLVLVGWLASLAKIISERVGEGLSEYVFSLAVPALIVSTLTRPGLTGEIAWGYWVSYFGGAAVAWAAGSLIGRRTEGVDRRGAVLHGFAASQSNTVFVGVPMILQAYGESGAFPLFMLLAVHLPLMMGAATFLIESEGGRPLGQRLKALGLVLAKNPIFLALAVGMAMKATGLSLSGIPKALVDSLGGTASTCALIALGAGLTRYKVLHDLAGASVVAALKLGLHPLAVYLLAFHVFTMPPAYAGVAVLFAAMPVGINAYLLAMRYRSEQGLVAAAVLVSTLAAAATTVGWLLALGRG; via the coding sequence ATGACGGCGCTCACCCTGATCATCCCGATCTTCGGCCTCGTGCTCGTCGGCTGGCTGGCCTCGCTGGCGAAGATCATCTCCGAGCGGGTCGGGGAGGGATTGTCGGAATACGTCTTCTCCCTGGCCGTGCCGGCGCTGATCGTCTCGACGCTGACGCGGCCGGGCCTGACCGGCGAGATCGCCTGGGGCTACTGGGTCAGCTATTTCGGCGGAGCGGCGGTCGCCTGGGCCGCCGGTTCGCTGATCGGGCGCCGCACCGAGGGCGTGGACCGGCGCGGCGCCGTGCTGCACGGCTTCGCCGCCAGCCAGTCGAACACGGTCTTCGTCGGCGTGCCGATGATTCTCCAGGCCTACGGCGAATCGGGTGCCTTCCCGCTGTTCATGCTGCTCGCCGTCCACCTGCCGCTGATGATGGGTGCGGCGACCTTCCTGATCGAATCGGAGGGCGGTCGCCCGTTGGGCCAGCGGCTGAAGGCGCTCGGCCTCGTGCTCGCCAAGAACCCGATCTTCCTGGCGCTCGCCGTCGGCATGGCGATGAAGGCGACGGGGCTCTCGCTCTCCGGCATCCCGAAGGCGCTGGTCGACTCGCTCGGCGGCACCGCCTCGACCTGCGCGCTGATCGCGCTGGGTGCCGGGCTGACCCGCTACAAGGTGCTGCACGATCTCGCCGGCGCGAGCGTGGTCGCGGCGCTCAAGCTCGGGCTGCACCCGCTCGCGGTCTACCTCCTCGCCTTCCACGTCTTCACCATGCCGCCGGCCTATGCCGGTGTCGCCGTTCTGTTCGCGGCGATGCCGGTGGGCATCAACGCCTACCTGCTCGCCATGCGCTACAGGAGCGAGCAGGGCCTCGTCGCCGCCGCCGTGCTGGTCTCGACGCTGGCTGCCGCCGCCACCACGGTGGGATGGCTCTTGGCGCTCGGGCGGGGATAG
- a CDS encoding tetratricopeptide repeat protein, with product MRASAGIFGILAALFGSSASAQVGQGIKAYARGDYPAAMRAFEAGAAKGDPQALYNLGVAYAEGRAVPADPARAFDYYRQAAEGGSVLAAFNLGQAYRKGQGTAPDPTQAARWYEWAAKRGHYKAGNELGILTIEGKGVPRDPVEGMAWIYPATHASIMDESAMANAIQAAGLLDRAQIQEAQARGKTYFQRYIAPNQAVVKAISAR from the coding sequence ATGAGGGCATCGGCAGGCATCTTCGGCATCCTCGCCGCCCTGTTCGGCAGTTCCGCCTCGGCGCAGGTCGGGCAGGGCATCAAGGCCTATGCCCGGGGCGACTATCCGGCGGCGATGCGCGCCTTCGAGGCGGGCGCGGCGAAGGGCGACCCGCAGGCGCTCTACAATCTCGGCGTCGCCTACGCGGAGGGACGCGCCGTGCCGGCTGATCCGGCCCGCGCCTTCGACTACTACCGGCAGGCGGCGGAGGGCGGCAGCGTGCTCGCCGCCTTCAACTTGGGCCAAGCCTATCGCAAGGGGCAGGGCACCGCGCCCGACCCCACCCAGGCCGCCCGCTGGTACGAGTGGGCGGCCAAGCGCGGCCACTACAAGGCCGGCAACGAACTCGGCATCCTCACCATCGAGGGCAAGGGCGTGCCGCGCGATCCGGTCGAGGGCATGGCCTGGATCTACCCGGCCACCCACGCCTCGATCATGGACGAATCCGCCATGGCCAACGCGATCCAGGCCGCGGGCCTGCTCGACCGGGCCCAGATCCAGGAGGCGCAGGCGCGGGGAAAAACCTACTTCCAGCGCTACATCGCGCCGAATCAGGCGGTGGTGAAGGCGATCTCCGCGCGCTGA